One Chitinophagales bacterium genomic window carries:
- a CDS encoding formylglycine-generating enzyme family protein, whose amino-acid sequence MKHQRIFILMLVPAIITLLYSCISRSNGGETLAYISHSASSEIVTNPPGGMVWIPGGDFTMGTNDDPQARDDEKPAHKVRVDGFWMDATEVTNAQFSAFVKATGYVTTAEKAPDWEELKKQVPPGTAKPPDSVLVASSLVFSPPDHKVSLNDPGQWWAWTKGADWHHPQGENSSIKGKDNFPVSQVSWDDAMAYCNWAHKRLPTEAEWEFAARGGYGDKKYPWGDDKDYAKHANTWDGHFPDVNTKTDGFVLAAPVKSYDPNGYGLYDMAGNVWEWCSDWYRADYYAQCVKQNIVYNPQGPNNSLDPEEPLVQKRVNRGGSFLCNDSYCSSYRVTARMKTSPDTGLEHCGFRCVTTQQLWKN is encoded by the coding sequence ATGAAACATCAACGGATATTTATTTTGATGCTGGTGCCTGCAATAATCACACTTCTTTATAGCTGTATCAGCAGGTCAAACGGAGGTGAAACGCTTGCTTATATTTCACACTCAGCATCTTCTGAAATCGTAACTAATCCACCCGGCGGCATGGTATGGATTCCCGGCGGAGATTTTACAATGGGGACGAATGATGATCCTCAGGCACGTGACGATGAGAAACCCGCTCATAAAGTTCGTGTCGATGGGTTCTGGATGGATGCTACTGAAGTTACTAACGCACAGTTTTCAGCATTTGTAAAAGCAACAGGATATGTGACCACAGCAGAGAAAGCACCTGACTGGGAGGAGTTAAAAAAACAAGTTCCACCGGGAACAGCAAAGCCTCCGGATTCAGTGCTTGTGGCATCATCATTGGTATTTTCTCCGCCTGACCATAAAGTATCTTTGAATGATCCGGGTCAGTGGTGGGCGTGGACTAAAGGCGCGGACTGGCACCATCCCCAGGGGGAAAACAGCAGTATTAAAGGAAAGGATAATTTTCCTGTTTCACAGGTTTCCTGGGATGACGCCATGGCCTACTGCAACTGGGCACATAAACGCCTGCCCACGGAAGCGGAATGGGAATTCGCGGCACGCGGAGGTTACGGAGATAAAAAATATCCCTGGGGTGACGATAAAGATTATGCAAAACACGCAAATACCTGGGATGGACATTTCCCGGATGTAAATACAAAAACAGATGGCTTTGTGCTGGCTGCACCGGTAAAATCCTATGATCCCAATGGTTACGGACTATACGATATGGCAGGCAATGTATGGGAGTGGTGCAGCGATTGGTACCGGGCGGATTATTATGCACAATGCGTAAAACAAAACATCGTTTACAACCCGCAGGGGCCAAATAACAGTTTAGATCCCGAAGAACCCCTGGTGCAAAAACGTGTTAACCGGGGTGGATCATTTTTATGTAACGATAGCTATTGTTCAAGCTACCGGGTTACAGCACGTATGAAAACCAGTCCGGATACAGGATTAGAGCATTGCGGTTTTCGATGTGTAACCACTCAGCAACTGTGGAAGAATTAA
- a CDS encoding PorT family protein codes for MKNLKSILVVACLFIVSHGFSQVVEHKRSEFGINAGLNFTNVNITTPSLTADSRTGYQAGIFYRSGKFLYGQAGLNYQLLRNYYAQTDTTEGAKDNFSQHNLQLPLYVGINLAPILRSVINVRAYAGPVFKYTVSVPVNGLQFTLNDLNKFGADVTFGAGLDVLMFSVDAGYSIGLNEVFDKISDAKNNYGFITVGLRF; via the coding sequence ATGAAAAACCTGAAATCAATTTTGGTAGTCGCCTGTCTTTTTATTGTTTCTCACGGTTTTAGTCAGGTGGTGGAGCATAAAAGGTCAGAATTTGGTATAAATGCCGGATTGAATTTTACAAACGTAAATATTACCACTCCGTCCCTAACTGCCGACTCCAGGACTGGATACCAGGCTGGTATTTTTTACCGCAGCGGAAAGTTCCTGTACGGTCAGGCAGGTCTTAATTACCAGTTGCTGCGAAATTATTACGCCCAAACAGATACTACTGAGGGTGCTAAGGACAATTTTTCGCAACACAATCTTCAGTTACCATTATATGTAGGTATCAACCTCGCACCAATATTAAGAAGCGTAATAAATGTACGGGCTTATGCTGGGCCGGTGTTTAAGTATACAGTATCCGTTCCTGTAAATGGCCTGCAGTTTACATTAAATGATTTAAACAAGTTTGGAGCGGATGTAACTTTCGGAGCAGGTTTAGATGTACTCATGTTTTCAGTTGATGCCGGATATTCAATTGGCTTAAATGAAGTATTTGATAAGATAAGTGATGCAAAAAATAATTATGGATTTATAACCGTTGGTTTGCGTTTCTAA